A region from the Sphaerodactylus townsendi isolate TG3544 linkage group LG01, MPM_Stown_v2.3, whole genome shotgun sequence genome encodes:
- the CCT3 gene encoding T-complex protein 1 subunit gamma translates to MLGPRPVLVLSQNTKRETGRKVQAGNINAAKTIADIIRTCLGPRAMMKMLLDPMGGIVMTNDGNAILREIQVQHPAAKSMIEISRTQDEEVGDGTTSVIILAGEMLAVAEHFLEQQMHPTVIIGAYRKALDDMISALKKISTPVEVNNREAMLKIINSAINTKVISRWSDLACNIALDAVRTVELEENGRKEIDIKKYAKVEKIPGGIIEESCVLRGVMLNKDITHPRMRRTIKNPRIILLDCSLEYKKGESQTDIEITREEDFARILQMEEEFVQQICEHLIRVKPDLIITEKGISDLAQHFLMRANITAIRRVRKTDNNRIARACGARIVSRPEELREEDVGTGAGLFEVKKIGDEYFTFIIDCKEPKACTIMLRGASKEILAEVERNLHDAMQVCRNVMIDPQLVPGGGASEMAVAHYLTEKSKVMTGVEQWPYRAAAQALEVIPRTLIQNCGASTIRALTSLRAKHTQEGSQTWGVNGETGALVDMKELGIWEPLSVKLQTYKTAVETAVLLLRIDDIVSGHKKKGDDQNKPSAAPEAAQD, encoded by the exons ATGCTGGGCCCGCGCCCCGTCCTCGTGCTCA GTCAGAACACAAAACGTGAGACTGGCAGGAAAGTCCAGGCTGGAAACATTAATGCTGCTAAG actatAGCTGATATTATTAGAACATGTCTGGGACCAAGAGCCATGATGAAA ATGCTGTTGGACCCCATGGGTGGGATCGTCATGACCAACGACGGCAATGCTATCCTAAGAGAA ATTCAGGTCCAGCATCCAGCTGCCAAGTCCATGATTGAAATCAGCCGCACTCAGGATGAAGAAGTGGGCGACGGGACCACATCTGTCATTATTCTTG CTGGAGAGATGCTGGCAGTGGCAGAGCACTTCTTGGAGCAGCAGATGCACCCGACAGTCATAATTGGGGCATACCGTAAAGCACTGGATGACATGATCAGTGCCCTGAAAAAAATCAG CACTCCAGTCGAAGTCAACAACCGTGAAGCCATGCTTAAAATAATCAACAGCGCCATCAACACCAAGGTGATCAGTCGCTGGTCAGACCTGGCCTGCAACATTGCCCTGGATGCCGTCAGGACTGTGGAGCTTGAGGAGAACGGCAGGAAAGAAATTGACATCAAGAAATATGCCAAAGTAGAAAAG ATTCCTGGTGGCATTATTGAGGAGTCGTGTGTCCTACGTGGGGTCATGCTTAATAAAGATATCACTCACCCTCGCATGCGTCGCACCATCAAGAACCCTCGCATTATCTTGTTGGACTGCTCTTTGGAGTACAAGAAAGGAGAGAGTCAG ACGGACATTGAAATCACCCGCGAGGAGGACTTTGCCCGCATCCTGCAGATGGAGGAGGAATTCGTTCAGCAGATTTGTGAGCACCTGATCAGAGTCAAGCCAGATCTCATCATCACAGAAAAGGGCATCTCAG ACTTGGCCCAGCACTTTCTGATGAGAGCCAACATCACCGCCATCCGCCGAGTGAGAAAAACAGACAACAACAGGATTGCAAG GGCCTGCGGAGCTCGTATCGTCAGCCGTCCAGAAGAGTTGCGTGAAGAGGATGTGGGCACTGGGGCAGGGCTTTTTGAAGTGAAGAAAATCGGAGATGAATACTTCACCTTCATCATTGATTGCAAGGAGCCCAAGGCCTGCACCATTATGCTTCGGGGTGCCAGCAAAGAGATCCTAGCA GAGGTGGAGCGCAATCTCCACGATGCCATGCAAGTTTGCCGCAACGTCATGATAGACCCCCAGCTGGTGCCGGGAGGTGGTGCTTCCGAGATGGCCGTCGCTCATTACTTGACAGAGAAGTCAAAGGTCATGACTGGAGTGGAACAATGGCCCTACCGAGCTGCTGCCCAAGCCCTAGAAGTCATTCCTAGGACACTTATTCAGAACTGCGGTGCTAGCACCATTCGTGCACTCACTTCGCTACGG GCAAAACACACCCAGGAAGGCAGTCAGACCTGGGGGGTAAATGGGGAGACTGGAGCCTTGGTGGACATGAAAGAGCTGGGTATATGGGAGCCTTTGTCAGTCAAACTGCAGACGTACAAGACAGCTGTGGAG ACTGCTGTCCTCCTCCTGCGTATTGATGACATTGTTTCGGGGCACAAGAAGAAAGGAGATGATCAAAATAAGCCGTCTGCAGCCCCAGAAGCAGCCCAAGACTAA